The Musa acuminata AAA Group cultivar baxijiao chromosome BXJ2-2, Cavendish_Baxijiao_AAA, whole genome shotgun sequence genome contains the following window.
ACTTAATAgatccaaaaaaatatgtttcacaAATTCACATTCATAACCAAATTTTCTTATTCAATTTTGAAAAATACTACAAAAGCAGttgcaaacaataaaaaaaaaatgaaacatacattaaaaacaaaaacagTTCACACCTCATCTTTCATTATGTCCAGTTCATTTGTTGATATGATTGGTCTTCCAGATACAATCTCGAGCAAGATGACACCAAAATCGTAGATGTCAATCGTATCCAAATGCTTAGTTCTGCAAAAGACCACAAGTCATAAAATGCTTACAACATTTATAAATAATTCAAAGATGCAAAACACATAtactatcatatatgcaatttataACTGACACAATGCcaatgcatgcaataacataagaGTGAGGGCTCATAAACAATAAAACAAATTTCATAAATTCATTCAAGAAATACAGACATGCAATGCGTAAAAGAGCATTGATTTCATGCAAGTGATTTGAATATTTGAAACACAGTACTGATTGTGCTCCTACATGCTTGACTAAAGCATGCAACTTACTCTaccaatttaaaaattaatatcttaaaaaatcatgttttcgGAGCAAAGCAATAAATGAACCAAGTATATAGAATCTGCTTGATGGCTATATAATGTTTCTAGACAATCTTTATATGTTGAAGTTCATATAAGACGAGGAAGTAGATACAGTTTTGTCCATAAACTGTGTTGGAAGTTGACCCGCACAACATGTAGAGTAAGCCAATTATAGCCTGATTTCCGAGTTAACTGATATTTGTTCTTCAAAATTTATTAACATAAGTTGATTGCAAAAACACTTGTTTTCCATTCAAATATTTGATCATAAATATTATTGGAAGACAtcgtaattataaaattattgccCAATTCTAAAGCCCTTGATTCTTCATTTTGTTCATCTGTTAAGTTGATATTCTTCGGTTTCCTTTGTTGGACGCTACTATATTTTGTTGTCATCTATAGATCTTAACTAAGCATTTAAGGTATCAAATGTCTTTCCACATGCCTTTCTCCGAGCAAATTtgatccacttgaagaacttccaGCCAGTACCTACACAAAAACAAAGATGGATATCAGATAGAATGCATGGATCAAATAGGTCAATTAACAGGAGCCAGAAAGCTGCAGAAGCTTTATTTTACCATGGCTTTCATATTCTCTGCTAGTACTGGAAGATTATAGCTGCTAATTTTTGCAATAAGGTTCTGATctaaaagtatgtttgtaattttcagATCATTTGCAAATAAGCCGGGTATAATACCCCCATGCAAAAACTGGATACCCTTTGCTACGCCAATGGCAGTAGATATCCTCTGCATCCATGTTAACTTATGTCCTTCCACTGAAAAAAAATTGTATAATTGGAATAGGTTAAGATTATAATCATAGAGAACATAATTGTCTAACGAAAAATGACATTGGATATTTCTAAGGCCAAGTTTCCCTCATACCTGATATATTGCTTctcaatgttccatttgtcacatATTCAAAAATGAGAAATAATCTGCTGACACTGGAATCATCAGGGTGATACTCAAAGCAGTGACCAAGGGCACTCACTAAATGATGATACCTAAGCTTGGAAATTAGTTCAATGTGGTGATTGAAGTTCTGGGAATTCTGGCTCTTTTTCAGCTTTAGGCATCTTATTGCCAAAAGGGAACCATCTTTGAGTTTTCCTCTGTATAACTGATGTCACATAAAAAGGGTTGTCAAATAAATTGTAGGACGAATCAGAAGGTTCATAGAAAAATACATGAAAACAATAGTCGAATGAACCTAAATTTTCTGTCACAATCATTTATACCAAGTGAAAGAAGCATTGCAATTCAGCATCCATACGTTTAgttgatatttttttcttttgaattttaGTCGATGCCGATGATTTCATCGGTTAAATATGGATAGTCAATCTGGCTAACACGACTCGATTAGAAAGCATGGCTATCGTACAATGTTAAAATTGTAAAAACAATTTGGTTGATTCATCAATGTTACATGGCTTCTGATACAAACATTTGGGTAGATCAGGATAAAAACAATCATAGAAATCTCAGAAGCAGAAAATTGTGTTTTAATTAACCCATTAAAAcacataacaaaaacataaaaaaaaaaatgttaagcAAGTAATCGACAAAGCAGCAATATAAGCAAGTACTCGATGAAGCACGAATAGGCAGACTGAAAAGAAGTTGTTTGTGATACATTTAAAGTATAAAACATCTGAGCTAAAAAGCATATGTTTGAACATGATGCTAAGACTATGAGGTAACGGCATACCTGACCATGAGAACCTTTTCCCATTAAACTTGATGTTTCAAAGTTGTTTGTAGCAGCTTCAAGCTCCTCCAACGAAAATGATCTATAAGATGGTATGCCAAGTGCTCCCAGCTTCATTGTCTGATATATGTACCCTTTGAAAGAAGTACAAAATCAATATTATAAAGCAGAAAAATGAGTGGCATCAACATAGAATAAATGGAACAGATATGCAATGGCCTCATATATATTAAGACCAAATACTTGAAACTTAGTAATTGCACAAATTTAAGACATTACTATCCAgctaaatctcttctttttctttttcttttttagagGCATGAGCAAACATAGGACTAAGTTTCATGGACTATAACACCACACCACTGTACAGAAACAACTAGCAATACTACTTGACTAAGTTAACAACATATGTGCAGTCTATAACAGAATAAATAGAGGGAGGGAGGCAGGGATGGAGGGTATACTTGCATCAGCCAGCAACTTGGGAGGATAGCCATTTGAAGCATGCTCTACTATTCTTCTTGGAGGTTTCTTCATTGGCCTCTTGATATTTATTCTTCTAAGCACAAAAAATACTGCAAGACCGACCAAGGAAACACTTACAACAATTCCTCCGGCTGCACCTACCGCCATAGCTGTTCTTCCACCTGATACTCTCATTTCTTTATGAGGCAGTATTCCCGCAGCTAAAGCCTGAGTCTGGCAAAATGAGGATGGGTGCTGACTATGATCTTTGATTCTCAAGCAATTTGAGGAGTACAGAAACACCTTGTTCTTAGAATCTGAAGTCAGGCATGTCGGCAATTTCCCAGACAGAAGATTTGAAGACAAGTCCACAAACATGAGATCATCATTGCATGTCATGTTTCGGAAAAGCATTCCAGTGAATCTGTTTCCAGCAATATTTAGGTATCGAATAGAAGGGAGAGACAACAATGACGGCAGAAACGGCCCGACGAATCTATTGAAAGAGACATCCAACTGTTCAAGCAAATAATATGAGCTAAGATTAGCTGGAAACCCACCACCAAACATATTTTTGCTCAACATGATTGATGCCACCTTCCTTCCCAAACGTGGAAAATTAGGTCCAAGATAGTTGTTCTCTAGATTAAGAACTTGGAGGTTAGTCAAACGGCTAAGATCAGGCAGATCTCCAGACAAACTATTTGATGACAGCACAAGGACTCGAAGTGACTCCAGAACACTAAACGATTTTGGCAAAGGCCCACTGAAGGTATTGTTCCTTAAACTCAACACAGCCAACAGATGAAGTTTGCTTATAGCATCAGGAACACGGCCACTAAACATGTTATGATCAAGTATAAGAGTTTGGAGGTTATCCAAACTAAAAACTTGCTGAATAATTGCCCCATATAAGTAATTTGAGCTCATATTGACGATCTCTAAAGAAGACAAACGAGAAATCTTTGCTGGCAGGGGACCCCAAAGGCCTAGTGATGTCAAAGAAAGGACCTTCAAGTTTGGGAGCCGAGTGAGGGTAGTGAAGAAGGAATCGATCGAGAAACTCCTCGGAAGAGGCGGAGAGTTCTCACTACCGCTTATATGCAATTGGGTTATGCTGTCTTCATAACAAACGACTGTCAGATATGGATTTGGATCGGCATTACAGAAGTCTGTGTTGGTGCTCCAGTTGCTCAAGACAGATGGATAGTTTAGAAGTCGCTGGATTCTCAGCAGGGACCAAGCTTCTGATGATTGCAGCTCATTTGTGTTGGGTACAAGGACCAAAACCACGAATAGAGTGAGCAGACAAGCAATGTAGCTTCCTGGAGACATTGCCCAGAACAAAACTAGCAGCTGAAGCACAATAATCTTTCTCAACAATATCCCTGCTTTCTGCACCAAAATACTGCAAGAGAACTA
Protein-coding sequences here:
- the LOC103975684 gene encoding probable inactive leucine-rich repeat receptor-like protein kinase At3g03770, which encodes MSPGSYIACLLTLFVVLVLVPNTNELQSSEAWSLLRIQRLLNYPSVLSNWSTNTDFCNADPNPYLTVVCYEDSITQLHISGSENSPPLPRSFSIDSFFTTLTRLPNLKVLSLTSLGLWGPLPAKISRLSSLEIVNMSSNYLYGAIIQQVFSLDNLQTLILDHNMFSGRVPDAISKLHLLAVLSLRNNTFSGPLPKSFSVLESLRVLVLSSNSLSGDLPDLSRLTNLQVLNLENNYLGPNFPRLGRKVASIMLSKNMFGGGFPANLSSYYLLEQLDVSFNRFVGPFLPSLLSLPSIRYLNIAGNRFTGMLFRNMTCNDDLMFVDLSSNLLSGKLPTCLTSDSKNKVFLYSSNCLRIKDHSQHPSSFCQTQALAAGILPHKEMRVSGGRTAMAVGAAGGIVVSVSLVGLAVFFVLRRINIKRPMKKPPRRIVEHASNGYPPKLLADARYIYQTMKLGALGIPSYRSFSLEELEAATNNFETSSLMGKGSHGQLYRGKLKDGSLLAIRCLKLKKSQNSQNFNHHIELISKLRYHHLVSALGHCFEYHPDDSSVSRLFLIFEYVTNGTLRSNISVEGHKLTWMQRISTAIGVAKGIQFLHGGIIPGLFANDLKITNILLDQNLIAKISSYNLPVLAENMKAMVLAGSSSSGSNLLGERTKHLDTIDIYDFGVILLEIVSGRPIISTNELDIMKDELQENIVADGTARRSIVDPVISRQCCDESLKVVMEICLRCLSEEPTQRPSVEDVLWNLQFAAQVQESWRGDSQRSEESSLSPSQPPQSPIILN